Part of the Paenibacillus terrae HPL-003 genome is shown below.
AGAGAGGTTTGTTAAAAGACTATAGGGAGTTAAGGTGGGAGGAGGCTTCGCGGGCCATTTGATCTTCCGATCGCTGTTGCAGGGGGATTCTTGGATTATTTAAATTATTCAACGGTAAGAATCCCCCTGCAAAGGCGAACGCTGTCGCTTCTTCAGATTCAAATGGTCCGCTTCGCTCACTGCCCGCCTTAAAGTCCCCTCAAATCTCTAACATGTGTGGAGTAAGGGGAAAAGAAGTACAATACTCACCGCTTTGCGTGGTGAGTATACATAAACAGGGCCTTGAATCACCTGTACGGGTGATTCAAGGCCCTGTTCGTTCTCCGACTACTCCCTCACCATCGGCGTGGGGATTCACTCGTGCTAGCTTTAAGCACGGCGCAGCGGAGGGGGCGGAATGGTGCTGGACAAGCGTAAGCGGTCGCTTTTGTCCCCGGATTTCCCCCTAAACCCAGGCTTCATTCCAGAAATCCGGGGGCGGTGGCGATGGTAAGCACCATCCGCCCCCGCAGCGGCCTTTAAAGCTCAAACCTGAATCCATGGGCCGCTCTCTTATTTTAGATGCATTTTGAATTGCAGGAACAATTCATTGTAATGAGCCAGCATACGCTTGCCGAGGTTGTTGTAGACCTCCAGCTTATCTGTAATCTCAGATGGAGGATAGAAGCGCTCGTCACCGGATATATCCTCGGGCAACAGCTTCTTCCCATCCTCGTTAGGTGTGGAATAGCCTACAAATTCGGCATTTTGGGCGGCTACATCGGGCTGCATCATAAAATTGATGAACTTATGGGCCGCGTCCACATGGGTAGCTGTTTTCGGAATAACCATGTTATCAAACCACAGGTTGGAGCCTTCATCCGGCACGATGTAATCCAGCTTGTCGTTCTCATCCATGATTTCGGACGCATCGCCGGACCACACAACCCCGGCAGCAGCTTCTTCGTTTGCCAGCAGCATTTTAATCTCGTCACCGACAACAGCTTTAACATTGGGCGCTAACTTCTCCAGCTTGGCTAATGCTTGCTGCAAATGCGCCTCATTCGTATCGTTCAAGGAATAGTGAAGGCTGTTCAGCGACATACCCACGACTTCCCTCGCACCATCGACCAGCAGGAGATTGTTACGCAGCTTCGGATTCCACAGACCATCCCAGCTATGAAAATCAATGCCTTTCGTTAGCTCCGGGTTGAACACAATCCCAACCGTACCCCAAAAATACGGCACAGAGTATTGGTTTTTCGGGTCAAACGAAAGGTTCAGAAAATGAGCATCCACATGCTTTAAATTCGGCAGCTTGTTGTGATCCAGCGGAAGCAAAAGGTGCTCCTGCTTCATTTTAGCCAGAGCATACTCCGAAGGAACCGCTACATCAAACGATGTTCCTCCCTGCTCAATTTTCGTCAGCATCGCCTCATTGGAGTCAAACGTCTGATAAATGACGGTAATCCCCGTCTCCTTCTGGAACCTTTCCAGCAGATCAGGGTCGATATAATCTCCCCAGTTGTAGACCGTTAGCGTATTGCCACCGGAATAGCCTTGACTGGAATTGAGCCATGCCGCCACCCCCATCAAACCGAACGAGATGATAAAAATCGACAGAAACACGCGCACAAGCGACTTCATCTAGGTACCCCCATTTCCGCCGCAGGCTCCTTTTTCCCATTCCGGTTGGCCTTGCGCATAATAAAGTAGTAACCCACCACCAACAGCACGGTAAACAGGAAAATGAGCGTGGACAGCGCATTAATGGACAGGGAAACCCCTTGGCGGGCACGCGAGTAAATTTCCACCGATAAGGTCGAATAGCCGCTGCCTGTCACAAAAAAGGTCACCGCAAAATCGTCCAGCGAGTACGTTAACGCCATAAAGAAGCCCGCGTAAATCCCCGGCTTGATAAAAGGTAAAATGACCTTGGTCAGCACATCCATCCGGCTGGCACCCAAATCCCGGGCCGCATCCACCAGAGATGGACTCATTTCCTGAAGTCGCGGCAAAATCATAATGACCGCAATCGGCACACTAAATGCAACATGGGACAGCAACACCGAGTAAAAACCCAGCTTGATCCCGACCATCGTGAACAAAATGAGGAAGGATGCGCCAATAATGACATCCGGGTTCACGATCAACACATTGTTGAGCGACAAGAGTGTATTTCTGACCCGACGGTTCTGCATCTGGTGAATAGCCAAAGCTCCCATGATGCCAATAATCGTGGCCAGCGCAGACGATAGCAATGCAATGACCAAGGTGTTTATGACAATGATGATCAAGCGGGTGTCAGCAAACACCTCTTTGTAGTATTGGAGCGTAAACCCTTCAAATTGATGCATCGTCCCACCACTATTGAACGAATAATACATCAAGTACAAAATAGGTGCATACAACACAAGAAAGACAAGCACCAAATAAATATTCCCGAATCGGTTTTTATTTGCCATGCCGCACCCTCCGTTTCGTACCCGAGGTAATCAGCATAATGATTGCCATCGCCAAAATCAGGAACACCGCAACCGTAGAGCCCATACCCCAATCCTGTGTGACCAGAAAATGCTGCTCAATCGCCGTTCCCAGTGTAATAACACGGTTGCCCGCAATCAGACGGGTAATCATAAATAGCGACAGCGCCGGAATGAATACCGCCATACACCCGGATCGCACACCAGATAGCGTTAATGGGAAAATAACCCGGCGAAACGCCGTCCACTTGGAAGCGCCCAGATCACGCGCGGCGTCCAGCAGTGAAGGGTTCAACCCTTCCAGCGCGTTGTAGATGGGCAAGATCATAAACGGGACAAAAATATAAACCGATACAAACACAAAGCTGGAGCTGGTAAACAATAATTGCTGACCACCCAATCCAACCAAGCTCAACACAGCATTCACCGGACCATAAGTACCAAAAATCCCGATAAAAGCATATGTTTTAAGCAGTAAGTTAATCCACGTCGGCAAAATAATGAGCAACAACCACAGTTGTTTATGCTTGGTTCGGGTCAGCAAATACGCCGCCGGATAAGCCACTAACAGCGAACATACTGTAATCAACAGCGCATACCAAAACGAGCTAAGCGTCATGCTCAAATAGACAGGTGTCAGAAATTGTGCATAGTTGCTGAACGTGAAATGACCGTCTACATCAAATAGCGAATAGTAAAACACAAGCACGACCGGGGCCGCCACGAACAGCACAATCCATAAATAGTAAGGCAGCAGATACGCTGCTCTCGTATTACCGGACATGCTGCTCCACCTCTTCATAGGCCTCCAGACGCCGATCAAATTCTTCCTCTGTTTCCCCGAACCTCATCACATGGATCGCTTCCGGGTCAAAATGTAAGCCGATTTCACTGCCTAGCTCCGCCTTTTTGGTAGAATGCACCAGCCACTCCTGACCGGAATCGTCATAGCAGCTAATTTCGTAGTGAACACCGCGGAACAGCTGGGTATCGACCTTCACACGCAGCTTACCTTCAGTAACACTGGTAATCTCCAAATCCTCCGGTCGAATTACAATTTCAATCGGTTCGTTCGGACGCAATCCTCCATCGACACATTCAAACTGTCGTCCGTTAAACTCCACCTGATAATCCGCGATCATTCGTCCTGGCACAATGTTGGATTCCCCGATAAAATCAGCAACAAACCGATTGATCGGTTCATCATAAATATCATTCGGCGTACCGCTCTGCTCGATCTTTCCTTTATTCATAACAAAAATTTCGTCCGACATCGCCAGCGCTTCCTCTTGATCATGCGTAACGAAAATAAAGGTGATCCCAAGACGCTGCTGCATTTCACGCAAAATGTACTGCATTTCTGTCCGCAGCTTTAAATCCAGTGCAGACAGCGGCTCATCCAGCAGCAGAACATCCGGCTCATTAACGATGGCCCGTGCAATGGCGACACGCTGGCGTTGCCCTCCGGACATCTCAGAAATTTCCCGTTCGTCGTAGCCCTCCAGATTGACAAAGGACAATGCCTGTGCAACCTTCTCCTGAATGGCCTTTTTGTTCATCTTTTTGATTCGCAGACCGAAAGCCACATTTTCAAACACGTTCAGATGTGGAAATAATGCGTAGTCCTGAAATACCGTATTAACCTGCCGTTCATTGGCTGGAACACGATTAATCAGCTTGTCATTCAAATAAATCGAGCCTTCCGTCGGCTCTGCAAAGCCCGCAATCATACGCAAAATTGTCGTTTTACCGCAGCCGGAGGGGCCCAGCAGCGTATAGAATTTGCCACGTTCAATCTCAAAGCTGACATCAGCCAGCACCGGTGGATCGTTGTCATATTGCTTGGTCACCCGTTCGAATCGGATGATGGTTTGCTCTCTCATAACACCCTCCCTCAACATTCGACTTCATTCCATTTCATTCACTACATTAAACCTATTTATTCAGACCGCAACATTTAACCTTGAGATTTCCATGTAAAATAGTCCGTCAGCACACGAATCGCCACACCAATGGCTTCCTCGGCAGGCTCCAGCTTGGCATGATGCAGACCATAAGGCGTATCGACACCAAGCCAGAACATCAGCCCGGGGATCCGCTCCAGAAAATATCCGAAGTCCTCTCCGGTCATCGCTTCCGCACATTCAATGAGCTGTACATCCTTCCGTTTACGAACCCAGCTCATAAATTCCTCTGTTACCTTGGCCTCATTGAATACTTGTAAATAATTCGAGCCATATTCAATTTCCGCCTGGCATTCGAATCCAGCTTCCATACCGCGCACCAGCGCTTCAATCCGCGATTTGACCAGTGTCATCGTGTCAGCTGATAACGTGCGAATGGTCCCCTCCAAACGGGCTGTTTCCGCGATAATATTCTGCTTCGTACCACCGCTGACCTTACCAATCGTAACTACCGCTGAATCCAGCGGGTTCACATTACGGGCCACAACCGTTTGCAGTTGTCCGACCAACTGACAGGCCGCCACCACCATATCATTCGCCTTGTGTGGATATGCCGCGTGTCCGCCCATACCCTTCAGATCGATGAAAAGCTCCGACGTATTGGCAAACAAAATACCTGGGCGAGTTGCAATCGTGCCAACCGGATACTCCGGTGCAACATGCAGCGCGACGATTTCATCTGGCAGCCAGTCTGCCAGCTCGGCGCTGTCGCGCATCGGCAATGCTCCGCCCGGTCCTTCCTCGGCAGGCTGAAACAGTACAACTAGGTCATCCTTCATCGGGTGATTTGCAAAGTGAGAAACAATCCCCAATCCAATCGTCATATGTAAATCGTGACCGCAAGCATGCATGTAGCCGGGATGGGTCGAACGGAAATCATAGCCCGTCTCTTCCACAATTGGCAAACCATCCATATCGCAGCGATATCCATAGCGGCGCGCAGGAGCCGTTCCATGAATCAACACCAGTACCCCAGTACGCCACGTACGAATTTCCAGACGCTCCTGAGGGAGCGTTGCCAAATAATTCAGCAGATATTGCTGCGTTTTAAATTCCTCAAAACCAGGCTCGGGGATTTGATGCAAATCCCTCCGTATTTGAACAAAAGAACGATAATCGACTGTGCTCATTCCGCTGCCCCGCCTCCTTTTCCTAACTTATCAGGTTTTATCCGGCAAAAGAACAAAAGGACAAAAGCCCGGCGCAGCCGCCGAGCCTTGTCCGTTGTGCTTCGTCCCTAAATTGTGCGCTGTCAATGCATCATGCCACTGACAAGGAATCGTTCACCTTTTGTGCATTTAAAAACTCTTTTTTCAGCCTTACAGAACGCGCAGGTCTTTCAAGATTTCAGTTTTCGATTTGGTCTTATCGTCGACCTGTTTGATCACGCGTGCAGGTGTACCAGCAACTACGGAGTATTCAGGTACATCTTCGGTTACGACAGCTCCGGCTGCAACGACTGCACCTTTACCAATTCGTACGCCTTCCAATACGACCGCGTTCGCGCCAATCAATACATCGTCTTCTACGATAACTGGCTGTGCAGATGGAGGCTCAATAACACCCGCAAGAACCACGCCTGCACCGATGTGGCACATGTTACCTACTTTAACGCGACCGCCCAGTACAGCATTCATATCAATCATCGTGCCTTCACCAATCGTAACGCCGATGTTAATCACTGCGCCCATCATAATGACTGCGTTGTTACCGATGCCAACCATATCACGAATATATGCGCCAGGCTCAATACGAGCATTGATACCCTTCAGGTCGAGCATAGGTACAGCAGAGTTGCGGCGGTCATTTTCCACCACATAGTCTTCTTCTTTAGCGTTTGCGCTATCCAGTACAGGCTTGATGTCGGCCCAATCGCCAAATACAACACCACTGTCTCCAGAAATAAAAGCTTGGACATTCTCGCCAAATGATGCGGAAGCCAAAGCTCCTTTTACATATACTTTAACAGGCGTCTTTTTCTTGCTGTTTTTAATCACGTTGATGACTTCTTGTGTATTCATTTCGATAGACATAGTAAATCTAACAACTCCTTCATCGCTTCATACGACTTCGCAAGCCGGAATGATCTTATTCTCTCATCCTTTATAGCACAAAAGTGCAGGTCTCGCAATTACAGATTAGATATCCATGCCACTGAAACGTCACCATCAGAAGGTGGGAATCAGCAGCATAGATGCCATGAATATAAACCAATTTGCCTATAGAGAGCGTAATCTTCGTTGTGAAAAGTTACTTGTTCGCTTGCAGACTCTCCAGCGATGTATAAATGAAGGATTCGAATCCTTCAGCGGGTTCACCTTGTGGAATGTTCACTTTCACGATGAAACCGCCTGTTTTATTTTCTACAACAATATATTGTTGTGTGATCTTCGAACCGCTCGCTTGCAGGAACAGACGGCTGCTAGTAATCGCTTGAGGTACGGCTGCTTTGTCCAACTTTTGCACCTTGCCGATGGAAGCCAGATCCTTCTCGCCTTCTTTTTGAAGCTCATCCAGATTAAAATCGGAAGGCAGCTTCGTAATTTCAGCGTAATAGTTATCATCTACAGCCAAGGCTACGCGGTTTTGATCAGGAAACAGGGACATGGGGTCAAACACATACAGTGAATATCCCTCTCCTTTTGCCAATGTAGCTGTTTGCTTTTCCTTTTTCCCTTCAAGGCTAAGCTCAAAAGCTTGAGTTTTCGAGCGTTCACCGCCTACTGCCTGACTGGAGCTGCCGTTTTGTGTGCCACCTGTTGCAGCTTCTGCTTTTTGAATTTTCGTCAAAATCAGTTGCTTGGCAGTCGCATCCCCCTCAACAGCCTGTTCGTTATATTCAAACGATACTGAATCGCCTTCCTTAAGTCCGGCTACTACCGTGTCCAGTCCTTCGCCCAGTTGGAAGGATTGGGCTTCGCCCTTGATTTCAATTTCAACTGTATGCGGATCAGCGGCTCCGTTGTATACACCTGTGCCTTGTTTGACCTCCGGCTCAGCGACCGGTTCCGGTTTCACTTGCGGCTGTTGCGTTTGCGATTGCGATTGGTCTGCCCCTTGAGGTGCGGTATTATTGGTTTGCGGTTTCGTTCCACAGGCTGACAGAGCCAGCACTGCCACTACAGTTAACAGTATGATTGAAAATGTGTTGCGTTTTTTCATGAAATCCACCTCCACTATAATAGACGAGTTTGTGCGGCAAAAGTTCTACGCAGCATCTCACTTAAAATCCTTCCGATAAAAGCCCTTCTCCTGCTCCCGTTATTTTACATTCTCAGGTGTTTGCAAAATCCTCATACCACACAGATGTCAGGTACGGTATAATGGGCTGTATTAACTAATTTTCGAGATACCGATGGAAGGAAACAGGTTCGCATTTATTTCCTCCATACGGATGGAGCTGCCACAAATGGATCAAGTACACAAACCGTCATTTTCCTTTGAACTACTGTACATCGTAGGTATTATCGCTATTTCATTCTCCTCGATCTTCGTAAGATGGTCGGAAGCCGAGGTGTCCGTCATCGCTATGTACCGTCTGTACCTAACCAACCTCGTCATGCTGCCATTAGTCTGGAAATACCGCACCGAGCTATTCAGCCTCACCCGCAAGCAATGGATGCTGATCCTCTGGTCCGGTATCGCATTAGGGCTGCACTTCTTGCTCTGGATGGGCTCACTGCGACTGACCACGGTTGCAAGCTCTACTGTTATTATGACATTGGAGCCGATCCTTGTCATGCTCGGTTCTTTTTTGTTTTTCCGGACGGGCACAAATCGAGCCATGCTCGTCGGAATGGGGCTGGCCTTTGTTGGCTCACTGGCCATCGGGGCTGGAGATTTTCACGTCTCGGGACAAGCGCTGCTCGGAGATGCTCTTTCCTTTTTAGGCATGGTAGCTGTTTCCATTCATATGCTGATGGGCAAGCATCTACGTGAGCATTTGAGCGCGTTTGTGTATAATTTTTGGGTATTCGCCATCGCCGCCACATCGCTTGCGCTGTATAATGTGGTCAATGCCATTCCTTTTACCGGATACGCTCCACGGGAATGGGGACTGTTCCTGCTGCTTGCGATTGTCCCCACACTGTTCGGACATTACCTGTTTAACTGGCTGCTCAAATACATTAACGCCACCGCGGTGTCGATGGCGGTACTCGGCGAGCCCGTTATTTCTTCCCTGCTAGCCTGGGTGCTGCTGGGAGAAAGACTATCAGCCCTGCAATTTGGTGCAGGCTTCTTCATCCTGCTGGGGGTATGGATTTTTATCCGATACGGAACGGATTTTAAAAAGCCAGTCGTCCACCAAAGCGAACTGTCCAACACAGAGCACCCCCTGAAGGCCAGTTCTTAGCTTATTTACCCCATTTTCATAATCCATACTCAATTTATAAATGTCAGGATTTTGCGAAAATCCGCATATCATTACTGAAAAAAGAAAGGCGGTATCCTCTATGAAATCCATCGTATCCAAACGCTGGCTCCTGGCTCGCTTGTATGAGCCGGACATTATCATTGCCGACTGCCGTTCCCTGCTCGGACAAGTCGGAGCTGGACGGACTCAATTTAATGAAGACCATATTCCAGGGGCCATTCATTTCGATCTGGAAGAAGACCTCACAGCCCCTCTGGGTGAGCATGGCGGTCGTCATCCATTACCTGATGCGGATACACTTGCCGCACGTCTGAGTCGTGCTGGAATCAACGCAACTTCACGCATCATTGCCTACGACGATCAAGGCGGTATGATGGCCTCCCGCTTCTGGTGGCTCCTGCGCTATCTTGGGCATGAGCAGGTATATGTGCTGGAAGAAGGCTACAGCGCTTGGAAGGAAGCGAAGTTCCCCGTTACGGCAGACCAGCCGATTCGCATTCCAAGTACATTCACGCCGAATGTACAGCCGCAAATGCTTACAAATATGCAAGAGGTGCAGCGTGTGTCCGAAGATTCGCTTCCTGAGGGCTCTTATATATTGATCGACTCGCGAGAGCGGCCACGCTATCTCGGACTGGAAGAACCCATAGATCAGGCAGCGGGGCATATCCCAGGTGCGGTGAATTTCTTTTGGAAAGAAGTATTGGACGAAAAAGGCAGCTTTAAAACTGCGGAACAGTTACAGCAGCACTTTGCCAACCTTGACCCAAATGCAGAAATTATCGTGTATTGCGGTTCCGGCGTATCCGCCTGTCCCAATGTACTGGCCTTGAATGAAGCTGGATTTAGTAAAGTGCGTTTATATCCGGGAAGCTGGAGCGACTGGATCAGTTATGAGGAAAATCCGGTGGCAACCAGGGAAGAATAAGTTTTCAATGGATATACAGGTTCTAAAGACAAATACACTGCCCTAAGCGATTACGACTTACGGCAGTATATTTGCTTTGTTCAAAAGTCAACAAAAAATCAACTTGAGCTGAGTGAGACAACTTTCTGCAGAACTCCAAAGCTGGCTTTTTTCTACGTTCTGACAATTTGTCCATGGGCGTCATCGCTGTATAATATCCAGCAAGAGTCTTCAAAACCGCTACAGGAGGTCACCTGTTACGCGATTCTGGAAGCCGTGTGTGGCGTGCAGATATATACTTTGCCGCCCAACATTTCTCTTAGCAACAGGACTTCAATGAAAATGGCAATTGGTCTGCTGACCGACTTAAGGCTGCGCCTCCGGTCGCGATGCGGTTAGTCGGTGCGGATGTGTCTGCTGATTCAACTTCCCTGACGATCACTCCTCGTGAACCGAGTAGCCGCAAGGCTCCGATGCGTTAATATGCTGTTATACAAAGCTTAACTTCTTCGAATCAGGCCATGGATCTCCCTTTCTTCTACAAACCCAGTCAAAATACATTTCTGTATCGAATGGTTCTTTAGTTATTTCAACATCATTTTTTATTATTTTCATTCCGTTCATATTCATTTCTTCTGAAAAGTAAACTAAGACTTTCTTCTGTCTTTGGCCAACCTGAAGCTAATACCCAATCAGATAAGACAGTAGGTCTTATTTCTACTAATCCAACAACAAGATCTTTATAATTTTGTAAGTTTTCCTTTTCTATTAAATCTACTCATTACAATTGTGCTGTATAGTCTACCATCAGCAAGCAACTTATCATGTTTTAATACTCCTTCAATTTCAAATCCTTGCTTTTTATATAGTTCTATTGCCTTCTCATTTGTCTCTAACACGTTCAATACCATTTTTTGTATACCAATCGAATCAGCCCATGTTATAGACTCTCTTATGAGCTACTTGATTATACATCTGACGACCAAGGGGGCGGAATCCACGCAGCGTGAAGTCTTTGTTATCAAAATTCAATGCCTTCACTGAGTCAACCACTGTATCTGGTTAAAATCAGTTGCTCCGATCATCAAACGATTTACCATATCGAACGAGTACATGCCACATGTATTTTAATTCTTGAAGCACTTCTTCATAGTTCCCCCGCTCAGACCAAAGATCAGGATTGCGTTTCAAATCGTTGACAGCATTCCCGATCACACTTGCGTCGATGTTACCATTCCTTGCAATTCGCTCGGCTAATGAGGCCATGGTTGGACCCCTAAAATCAGATGGCACTTCCTCTGAACGCATTGTAAACCCCATATGCCAAAATAGTTTAATGGAATATTTGATGCTGATTTTCTCTAAGTAATTCCCTATATCTGTTCCTTTGAACGATGGATCAGCAACTAAAATTTCCACATCATCTTCAAGAAGTATATCTCTATGAACTTGAGTTTCGATAAAATGGTTAAGATTCCGATGTGGGGGCAGTTTTGACGGATCCTTTAACGGATGCTCCAGATTATACAATAGCTGCTTTATCAATTTTCTAGTTGTAAGATCTTTTTCTCCAATAGCATAATCCCGAAAGAAAGCATCCGTAAAAAGCGCAGATAAAATATCGTCTAATTCCTCATATGTACCCTTTTCCTTCGGATTATCTTGAGAGCCACCGTAAGTGAATGTACAGCGGCGTGAAGCATTCGGTTTTAAAAGAAAATAACAAGATCCGAATCGTGGAGACGGCCATCCGGATGCAATAGCAAATCAAGAGCCCCATACTTTGGCCGTTCACAGTTGGTTACACCCTCCAACTGATAAGCTCCGCCAAATAGTTTTTTCTCCCAAAGATCCCGTGCACCACCTAGGTAAGCCGATACGCTACCATTGGATATGAGAGTCTCGAACTGACTTTTATAGATCCCTTGCTCAAATAATGATTGAGCCACACTTTTCATATCTACAACCGGACGATCAGGATGAAAATGCAATGCCACCCTTGCATAGGATCTAAGCTTATGAACTGCTTCTTCAAAGGTATTCCAAGGAATATTTGATAACTGAAAAATTTCTTTGAGTGATGCTTGAGCTCCTTTTTTTTTGGATCTTGCGCAATTATTTATGTATTCAATTGCTGCATTTTGAGATCTTGTAAATTGTCTGTTGTTCGACACAAGAAACACCAACCTTTTCTAAAATTGAGATCCCAATCTACTCCATCATAGTATTGTTTTAATATAGTTTTTGAATAGACTTTGAATTGCATTGATTTCCGATAACGCTTCTGTATTCATGAACCCCGAAGGGGTTGTCTGCTGAAATTCTTCTTCGAAATCCTTCCCGCAGACCAAAGGCTCGTTAAGAGCCGCAGCTTGAATGTTATGTTATCAGATGTCCGTGCCTTCCTTGATTTACTCAACGTCAATTTTTGTTTAACTCCTTTGTCAGTATTATTTCCAGAGGTTCGTTCTCAAGCATTAAACATCCAGCATCTCTATATCCAAGCTTCCTATAAAAATGTTGAGCTCCTTCATTTGACTGTGTTGAGGTCATGACCATTTCAAATCCTTTTTGTTTCATCAATTCTTCCCAATAGTGGACAACTTTTTTACCAATACCTGTTCCTCTATACTCCTCATCTATCCATATCATATTCATAAATGGTGTGTTGTCCCAAAAAAATCCGTATCTCATCCAACCTATTTCTTGATTGGATTCTCTGATTATTAGAACTTCATTTTCTTTTATTTTTGGTCTTATCAGTGTCTTATGTATGTGCTTGTCTCTTAACGAGATATACTCATAATCTGATTCAATTGCAAAATCAATCTTCACTGTAAATCCTCCCTTTCACTCTTTTCATTGAATATCTTCTTGGTAACACTTAGCACTGATGTCTCATAACGTTTGTACATTCACGAATCCTTACCAACTTAAGGCCGTCAGGCTGGGCACCATGCGCTTAGTTAGTGCAGCTGCTTGAATAATATGTTATACGATAATTGTGCCATCTCTGATTAAGCTACAACAACAAGTTTATAAAGTCTTTTTAAAAATGTATAAGTCACCTTCTTCTCTAACCTTAGTAAACCCACACTTTGAATAGAAGTGATGATTCTTGACACTCCAGCTAGGAGTATCCAGCCACCATTCAGTGCTGTCTGGAAATTTACCTTCAATTTTCTCCATCACCTTCGTTCCGAATCCTTGATTTTTAAGATTGGGATCAATAAAGATTCTTCCTAGATTATGCACTTGATTACATTCTACAAATATCATAGCTCCCCCGATTATTTCTCCATTAAAGAGTACCTTGAAATATTCGCAATTTTGCATCATCTCTTCTTGCCAACTTATGGAGTCATATCCTATTGGCCCAACGGTTTCATTATTATTAAAATGCTTTGACTCATCCTCAAAACTGGCCTTTTGTATTTCAGCAAGTTTTTGTGCATCATTTTTTCTAGCTTTTTCTAATGTCAGCACCAAACATACCTCCATTGTCTTTTTATATTTTCCTTGCACAGGTTTCGTCTAACCTTCTTGTATTCATGAACCCCAAAGGGGTTGTCTGCTGAAATGCCTCTTCAGAAATCCAACTCGCAGACCTAGG
Proteins encoded:
- a CDS encoding ABC transporter substrate-binding protein → MKSLVRVFLSIFIISFGLMGVAAWLNSSQGYSGGNTLTVYNWGDYIDPDLLERFQKETGITVIYQTFDSNEAMLTKIEQGGTSFDVAVPSEYALAKMKQEHLLLPLDHNKLPNLKHVDAHFLNLSFDPKNQYSVPYFWGTVGIVFNPELTKGIDFHSWDGLWNPKLRNNLLLVDGAREVVGMSLNSLHYSLNDTNEAHLQQALAKLEKLAPNVKAVVGDEIKMLLANEEAAAGVVWSGDASEIMDENDKLDYIVPDEGSNLWFDNMVIPKTATHVDAAHKFINFMMQPDVAAQNAEFVGYSTPNEDGKKLLPEDISGDERFYPPSEITDKLEVYNNLGKRMLAHYNELFLQFKMHLK
- a CDS encoding ABC transporter permease codes for the protein MANKNRFGNIYLVLVFLVLYAPILYLMYYSFNSGGTMHQFEGFTLQYYKEVFADTRLIIIVINTLVIALLSSALATIIGIMGALAIHQMQNRRVRNTLLSLNNVLIVNPDVIIGASFLILFTMVGIKLGFYSVLLSHVAFSVPIAVIMILPRLQEMSPSLVDAARDLGASRMDVLTKVILPFIKPGIYAGFFMALTYSLDDFAVTFFVTGSGYSTLSVEIYSRARQGVSLSINALSTLIFLFTVLLVVGYYFIMRKANRNGKKEPAAEMGVPR
- a CDS encoding ABC transporter permease is translated as MSGNTRAAYLLPYYLWIVLFVAAPVVLVFYYSLFDVDGHFTFSNYAQFLTPVYLSMTLSSFWYALLITVCSLLVAYPAAYLLTRTKHKQLWLLLIILPTWINLLLKTYAFIGIFGTYGPVNAVLSLVGLGGQQLLFTSSSFVFVSVYIFVPFMILPIYNALEGLNPSLLDAARDLGASKWTAFRRVIFPLTLSGVRSGCMAVFIPALSLFMITRLIAGNRVITLGTAIEQHFLVTQDWGMGSTVAVFLILAMAIIMLITSGTKRRVRHGK
- a CDS encoding ABC transporter ATP-binding protein; its protein translation is MREQTIIRFERVTKQYDNDPPVLADVSFEIERGKFYTLLGPSGCGKTTILRMIAGFAEPTEGSIYLNDKLINRVPANERQVNTVFQDYALFPHLNVFENVAFGLRIKKMNKKAIQEKVAQALSFVNLEGYDEREISEMSGGQRQRVAIARAIVNEPDVLLLDEPLSALDLKLRTEMQYILREMQQRLGITFIFVTHDQEEALAMSDEIFVMNKGKIEQSGTPNDIYDEPINRFVADFIGESNIVPGRMIADYQVEFNGRQFECVDGGLRPNEPIEIVIRPEDLEITSVTEGKLRVKVDTQLFRGVHYEISCYDDSGQEWLVHSTKKAELGSEIGLHFDPEAIHVMRFGETEEEFDRRLEAYEEVEQHVR
- a CDS encoding N-acetyldiaminopimelate deacetylase, producing MSTVDYRSFVQIRRDLHQIPEPGFEEFKTQQYLLNYLATLPQERLEIRTWRTGVLVLIHGTAPARRYGYRCDMDGLPIVEETGYDFRSTHPGYMHACGHDLHMTIGLGIVSHFANHPMKDDLVVLFQPAEEGPGGALPMRDSAELADWLPDEIVALHVAPEYPVGTIATRPGILFANTSELFIDLKGMGGHAAYPHKANDMVVAACQLVGQLQTVVARNVNPLDSAVVTIGKVSGGTKQNIIAETARLEGTIRTLSADTMTLVKSRIEALVRGMEAGFECQAEIEYGSNYLQVFNEAKVTEEFMSWVRKRKDVQLIECAEAMTGEDFGYFLERIPGLMFWLGVDTPYGLHHAKLEPAEEAIGVAIRVLTDYFTWKSQG
- the dapD gene encoding 2,3,4,5-tetrahydropyridine-2,6-dicarboxylate N-acetyltransferase; this encodes MSIEMNTQEVINVIKNSKKKTPVKVYVKGALASASFGENVQAFISGDSGVVFGDWADIKPVLDSANAKEEDYVVENDRRNSAVPMLDLKGINARIEPGAYIRDMVGIGNNAVIMMGAVINIGVTIGEGTMIDMNAVLGGRVKVGNMCHIGAGVVLAGVIEPPSAQPVIVEDDVLIGANAVVLEGVRIGKGAVVAAGAVVTEDVPEYSVVAGTPARVIKQVDDKTKSKTEILKDLRVL
- a CDS encoding DMT family transporter; translated protein: MDQVHKPSFSFELLYIVGIIAISFSSIFVRWSEAEVSVIAMYRLYLTNLVMLPLVWKYRTELFSLTRKQWMLILWSGIALGLHFLLWMGSLRLTTVASSTVIMTLEPILVMLGSFLFFRTGTNRAMLVGMGLAFVGSLAIGAGDFHVSGQALLGDALSFLGMVAVSIHMLMGKHLREHLSAFVYNFWVFAIAATSLALYNVVNAIPFTGYAPREWGLFLLLAIVPTLFGHYLFNWLLKYINATAVSMAVLGEPVISSLLAWVLLGERLSALQFGAGFFILLGVWIFIRYGTDFKKPVVHQSELSNTEHPLKASS